One segment of Pseudomonadota bacterium DNA contains the following:
- a CDS encoding aminotransferase class III-fold pyridoxal phosphate-dependent enzyme — protein sequence MKEVKKLNITKSQELFEEAKTLVPAGVLGARKPGDFIMGEYPIFLEYGKGCRLTDVDGNEFIDFLCGYGPIILGYREEEVDDAVIRQIKDKGFCFSLTQRYQNELAKKLNKLIPSAELSIFLKTGSDATTAAIRIARAYTNRTKVMRCGYHGWHDWCVEMKGGIPEKFYEDVHEFHYNNLAQLEDLMAKYGNQTAAIIMTPFGHHNHQKMQEPMPGFLEGVRELANKYGAILIFDEVRTCFRLRMGGAQELYKVTPDLTVLGKGMANGYAISVVTGKADVMMAAASKLFISSTFFPNSDGYIAALKTIEIMERDNVIENIWEKGARLMKKIQGIINKYDVGAELSGVAPMFFVTFKKDEANTQKDRRDDFYTQLIRRGFFFTPHHHAYISHRHTEEDLDLTAKAIDEAMAYVNEKYHT from the coding sequence ATGAAAGAAGTTAAAAAATTGAACATAACGAAAAGTCAGGAGCTTTTTGAGGAGGCAAAAACACTGGTTCCAGCTGGAGTCCTGGGTGCCAGAAAACCCGGTGATTTTATCATGGGAGAGTATCCTATTTTTCTTGAATACGGCAAAGGCTGCAGACTGACCGATGTTGATGGAAATGAATTTATCGACTTCCTCTGTGGCTATGGGCCGATTATCCTGGGTTACAGAGAAGAAGAAGTTGATGATGCTGTTATCAGGCAGATAAAAGACAAAGGCTTCTGCTTCTCGCTCACACAGAGGTATCAGAATGAGCTTGCAAAGAAACTCAACAAACTCATTCCAAGTGCAGAATTGAGCATCTTTTTAAAAACAGGTTCAGATGCCACTACGGCAGCCATCCGCATTGCGAGGGCGTATACGAACCGGACCAAAGTTATGCGCTGCGGCTACCACGGCTGGCATGACTGGTGCGTTGAGATGAAAGGCGGCATTCCCGAAAAGTTCTACGAGGATGTACATGAATTTCATTATAATAATCTCGCTCAGCTTGAGGACTTGATGGCAAAATATGGCAATCAGACAGCCGCCATCATTATGACACCTTTCGGACATCATAACCATCAGAAGATGCAGGAACCAATGCCCGGTTTTCTTGAAGGTGTCCGAGAATTAGCCAACAAATATGGCGCAATTCTAATATTTGATGAAGTCCGTACATGCTTCAGGCTCAGAATGGGCGGGGCGCAGGAACTTTATAAAGTCACCCCCGATTTGACGGTCCTTGGGAAGGGAATGGCCAACGGATACGCGATAAGCGTTGTAACCGGAAAGGCTGACGTTATGATGGCTGCAGCATCCAAGCTTTTCATCTCTTCAACCTTTTTCCCGAACAGTGACGGGTATATTGCCGCTCTAAAAACCATTGAAATCATGGAACGTGACAATGTTATTGAAAACATATGGGAAAAAGGCGCCCGTCTTATGAAAAAGATCCAGGGCATCATCAACAAATATGACGTTGGGGCCGAATTAAGCGGTGTTGCGCCGATGTTTTTTGTAACCTTCAAGAAGGATGAAGCAAATACCCAGAAAGACAGACGGGATGATTTTTACACCCAGCTTATCCGCAGAGGCTTCTTTTTTACCCCCCATCATCATGCATATATCAGCCACAGGCACACCGAAGAAGACTTGGATTTAACGGCAAAAGCAATAGATGAAGCCATGGCATATGTAAATGAGAAATATCATACATAG